One Streptococcus sp. S1 DNA window includes the following coding sequences:
- a CDS encoding DUF4298 domain-containing protein, producing MAIAQENIERIQRMEGYLNDYAKTLEETKKAVEQLKEHQESYIQLRDYYSSQTYFDDLDLSNQADFPADLPCGVLSEDAVYDLLDEHFQMGVELLEIATKMIKER from the coding sequence ATGGCAATTGCACAGGAAAACATCGAACGGATCCAAAGAATGGAAGGTTATTTGAATGACTATGCCAAGACTTTGGAAGAAACCAAAAAAGCAGTGGAACAGCTAAAAGAGCATCAAGAAAGCTATATCCAACTGCGCGATTATTATAGTAGTCAGACCTATTTTGATGACTTGGACCTGTCCAATCAAGCTGACTTTCCAGCAGATCTTCCTTGTGGTGTCTTGTCCGAAGATGCTGTCTATGATTTGTTAGACGAGCATTTTCAGATGGGAGTGGAACTCTTGGAGATCGCAACGAAGATGATCAAAGAACGGTGA